A genomic region of Miscanthus floridulus cultivar M001 chromosome 3, ASM1932011v1, whole genome shotgun sequence contains the following coding sequences:
- the LOC136544478 gene encoding putative zinc finger CCCH domain-containing protein 51 codes for MDIEECRRRLQDKVWLLHPTNAEGIVDYMIANIALEDIRSYLLTATNDTLLKLFEGANRLQKILDLSKENEEPLFGPFRPFDQIGPQKQYQFPSRSYSQVLQAPLHPIGPTGAFQKPYSKLIGFGDHSQSLSILDDVMPSHYQCASINVDGYPSNAKVQKPCRFYFSFGNCKYGENCRFSHVSGYPEINNMRQVHHLGSLQMLEMEIRDLLSLQTSSQVSVEHLQKMYLETYPKPLEIEGFHTEGQKNRKAGCGLTDLLMQLNTIRVIERQGRHYVVLVKDAPMYFTHGFESVMPPAGSDSNKIYITFNHTSTFTHTDVQNYFSCKPVNNIFVIFLRVSMVLQGLHHVVLVKDAPKYFTHGFESVMPSASSDSNKIYITFNHTSTFTHTDLQNYFSQYGAVSEVRLSEQERCMYGHVRFLDPGTAKQIISERNPHFICGNEVRVRAFRKKHELEMLAKKDVHSNCSIRAVSDVDAVGEHHTGDNEVELSHVPKGLDEASADLDSFTGEIQQEECLNYGSGFHREGS; via the exons ATGGATATAGAGGAGTGCAGGAGGAGGTTGCAGGATAAGGTCTGGCTACTTCATCCAACGAATGCCGAAGGGATAGTTGACTACATGATTGCAAACATAGCACTTGAGGATATCAGATCATATTTATTAACTGCCACAAATGACACATTATTGAAACTATTTGAGGGTGCAAACCGTTTACAAAAAATCCTGGATTTGTCCAAGGAAAATGAGGAGCCCCTATTTGGTCCATTCCGTCCCTTTGATCAGATTGGACCACAGAAGCAATACCAGTTTCCTTCAAGAAGCTATTCTCAGGTCCTTCAGGCTCCACTGCACCCCATTGGTCCAACTGGAGCTTTTCAGAAACCATACTCTAAACTCATTGGCTTCGGGGACCATTCCCAGTCTTTGAGCATTCTTGATGATGTCATGCCAAGTCACTACCAATGTGCTAGTATAAATGTTGATGGCTATCCCAGTAATGCCAAGGTCCAAAAGCCTTGTCGCTTTTACTTCTCCTTTGGAAACTGTAAGTATGGTGAGAACTGTCGGTTTTCCCATGTGTCCGGTTACCCTGAGATTAATAACATGAGGCAAGTTCACCACCTTGGGTCATTGCAAATGTTGGAGATGGAGATCAGGGATCTCCTGTCCTTGCAGACATCATCACAAGTGTCAGTTGAGCATCTGCAAAAAATGTACCTTGAGACGTATCCAAAGCCTCTAGAAATTGAGGGATTCCATACAGAGGGCCAGAAGAATAGGAAGGCTGGTTGCGGCCTCACAGATCTGCTCATGCAACTTAACACCATCAGAGTGATTGAGAG ACAAGGAAGGCATTATGTTGTCCTGGTGAAAGATGCTCCTATGTACTTCACTCATGGTTTCGAATCAGTGATGCCTCCTGCTGGCAGTGATTCTAACAAGATTTATATTACCTTCAATCATACAAGCACATTCACTCACACAGATGTCCAGAACTACTTCAG CTGTAAGCCTGTAAATAATATTTTTGTGATATTTCTACGAGTCAGTATGGTGCT ACAAGGACTGCATCATGTTGTCCTGGTGAAAGATGCTCCTAAGTACTTCACTCATGGTTTCGAATCAGTGATGCCTTCTGCCAGCAGTGATTCTAACAAGATTTATATTACCTTCAATCATACAAGCACATTCACTCACACAGATCTCCAGAACTACTTCAG TCAGTATGGTGCTGTTAGTGAAGTGAGATTATCAGAACAAGAGAGATGCATGTATGGTCATGTGAGATTCCTGGACCCTGGGACGGCAAAACAGATCATATCAGAAAGGAACCCTCATTTCATCTGTGGAAACGAAGTTCGTGTCAGAGCTTTCAGGAAAAAGCATGAACTCGA AATGTTAGCTAAGAAAGATGTCCATTCTAACTGCAGCATACGCGCAGTGTCAGATGTAGATGCCGTTGGTGAGCATCATACAG GTGATAATGAAGTTGAATTGTCGCATGTGCCAAAAGGTTTGGATGAAGCATCAGCAGATCTGGACAGCTTCACCGGTGAGATCCAGCAAGAGGAATGCCTCAACTATGGATCAGGATTCCACAGAGAAGGCAGCTAA
- the LOC136542504 gene encoding chitin-inducible gibberellin-responsive protein 2-like → MADTPTSRMVHPFGDVPRQTPKQFLYSGNSQHHCHPYQSASDTHVVQQHRYTMRSHSPDATSEDHETHKQYTLDSSAASGCSRHDSPSSQSVHAGSGSPVSHEDSHSGSTNGNGSPVSTSCVTEDPTDLKQKLKDLEAVMLGTDPEIANSLEISIADQLSLEPEWKHMMSMPGGNLKELLIACARAVEHNNSYAIDLMIPELRKMVSVSGEPLERLGAYMVEGLVARLAASGSSIYKALKCKEPRSSDLLSYMHFLYEACPYFKFGYMSANGAIAEAVKGEDRIHIIDFHIAQGAQWISPLQALAARPGGPPFVRITGIDDSVSAYARGGGLELVGRRLSHIAGLYNVPFQFDAVAISSSEVEEGHLGIVPGEAVVVNFTLELHHVPDETVSTANHRDRILRLVKGLSPKVLTLVEQESNTNTAPFAQRFAETLDYYTAIFESIDLALPRDDRERINIEQHCLAREIVNLVACEGEERVERHEVFGKWKARLMMAGFRPSPLSALVNATIKTLLQSYSPDYKLAERDGVLYLGWKNRPLIVSSAWH, encoded by the coding sequence ATGGCTGACACTCCAACTTCCCGCATGGTGCACCCCTTTGGCGACGTCCCAAGGCAGACTCCCAAGCAATTCCTGTATTCTGGTAACTCACAACACCACTGTCATCCATACCAGTCAGCTTCGGACACCCATGTTGTGCAGCAGCATCGTTACACCATGAGGTCTCATTCGCCGGATGCTACTTCTGAAGACCATGAGACTCACAAGCAGTACACACTGGACTCCTCAGCAGCTTCTGGTTGTTCAAGGCATGATTCTCCCTCCAGTCAAAGTGTCCATGCTGGGAGTGGCAGCCCTGTATCTCATGAAGACAGCCACTCCGGCTCCACAAATGGCAATGGATCACCTGTGAGCACGTCGTGTGTCACTGAGGACCCTACTGATCTCAAGCAGAAGCTGAAGGATCTTGAGGCTGTAATGCTGGGGACAGACCCAGAGATCGCCAACAGTCTCGAGATCTCCATAGCAGACCAACTTTCATTGGAGCCCGAGTGGAAGCACATGATGAGCATGCCCGGAGGGAACCTGAAGGAGCTGCTAATTGCCTGCGCTAGAGCAGTGGAACATAACAACAGCTACGCCATTGATCTGATGATCCCAGAGTTGAGGAAGATGGTTTCAGTGTCTGGTGAGCCACTTGAGAGGCTGGGAGCCTACATGGTGGAAGGTCTTGTTGCCAGGCTCGCGGCCTCTGGCAGCTCAATCTACAAAGCTTTGAAGTGTAAGGAGCCCAGGAGTTCTGATCTCCTCTCCTACATGCACTTCCTGTATGAGGCCTGCCCCTACTTCAAGTTCGGCTACATGTCAGCGAATGGCGCAATCGCCGAGGCTGTCAAGGGAGAAGACAGGATCCATATCATTGACTTCCACATCGCTCAAGGGGCTCAGTGGATCTCTCCCCTTCAAGCCCTTGCAGCCAGGCCTGGCGGGCCACCCTTCGTGAGGATCACCGGCATTGATGATTCAGTCTCAGCTTACGCCCGAGGCGGCGGTCTGGAGTTGGTTGGCAGGAGGCTGTCACACATTGCTGGCCTCTACAATGTGCCCTTTCAGTTCGATGCAGTCGCTATCTCCAGCAGCGAAGTAGAGGAGGGGCATCTCGGCATCGTCCCTGGTGAAGCCGTCGTTGTCAACTTCACCCTGGAGCTGCACCACGTCCCCGACGAGACGGTGAGCACGGCGAACCACCGGGACCGGATCCTGAGGCTGGTGAAGGGCCTGTCGCCCAAGGTGCTCACGCTGGTGGAGCAGGAGTCCAACACCAACACGGCCCCCTTCGCGCAGCGGTTCGCGGAGACGCTGGACTACTACACGGCCATATTCGAGTCCATCGACCTGGCGCTGCCGAGGGACGACAGGGAGCGCATCAACATCGAGCAGCACTGCCTGGCTCGGGAGATCGTGAACCTGGTGGCCTGCGAGGGCGAGGAGCGGGTGGAGCGGCACGAGGTGTTCGGCAAGTGGAAGGCACGGCTGATGATGGCCGGGTTCAGGCCGTCCCCGCTCAGCGCGCTGGTCAACGCCACCATCAAGACGCTGCTGCAGAGCTACTCGCCGGACTACAAGCTCGCAGAGAGGGACGGCGTGCTCTACCTCGGGTGGAAGAACAGGCCCCTGATTGTCTCATCGGCATGGCACTAG